From Candidatus Pedobacter colombiensis, one genomic window encodes:
- the mnmE gene encoding tRNA uridine-5-carboxymethylaminomethyl(34) synthesis GTPase MnmE, giving the protein MITNDTIVALSTPPGVGAIGVIRLSGKDAIAITNSVFSGKDLLKQESHTIHFGLIKDGDVVIDEVLVSLFVAPKSYTKENVVEISCHGSNYIIQQIISLLIRKGASAAKPGEFTLRAFLNGGLDLSQAEAVADLISSDSAAAHSVAMNQLRGGFSTELNVLREQLIHFASMIELELDFAEEDVEFANRDQLQALIEKIIVVLNKLIRSFELGNVIKQGINTVIAGRPNAGKSTLLNALLNEDRAIVSEIAGTTRDTIEEVLNINGINFRLIDTAGIREATDTIEAIGVEKTMQKINQSAVLVYLFDVLNLSATEIHDDIKRLHKPGMPFLAVANKMDLSYSDRLKELKLPADIHFIAISAKENLHIEELKQLLYDTAVGDQLSDNHTMVTNIRHVEALQRTRSALNSVAEGLVNPVTSDFLAMDIKQALHYLGEITGQVTTDDLLENIFSKFCIGK; this is encoded by the coding sequence ATGATTACAAATGATACTATAGTCGCCTTATCAACCCCGCCTGGAGTGGGTGCTATAGGTGTAATCCGTCTTTCAGGAAAAGATGCCATTGCCATAACCAATTCTGTTTTTAGTGGTAAAGATTTGCTTAAGCAAGAATCGCATACCATACATTTTGGTTTAATTAAAGACGGTGATGTGGTTATAGATGAGGTGCTTGTCAGTTTGTTTGTAGCGCCAAAATCGTATACCAAAGAAAACGTGGTGGAGATCTCGTGCCATGGTTCCAATTATATTATCCAACAGATCATTAGTTTGCTGATCAGAAAAGGGGCTTCTGCTGCTAAACCGGGTGAATTTACTTTAAGGGCATTTTTAAATGGTGGCTTGGATCTTTCTCAGGCTGAGGCTGTAGCAGATTTGATTTCGTCTGACTCGGCAGCGGCACATAGTGTGGCGATGAATCAGTTGAGAGGCGGTTTTAGTACGGAATTGAATGTATTGCGAGAGCAGCTGATTCATTTTGCTTCGATGATTGAGCTGGAGCTTGATTTTGCAGAGGAAGATGTCGAATTTGCAAACAGGGATCAGTTACAGGCATTGATCGAGAAGATTATTGTGGTGTTGAATAAGCTGATCCGTTCTTTTGAATTGGGGAATGTGATTAAGCAAGGGATCAATACGGTAATTGCCGGTCGGCCTAATGCGGGTAAGTCGACCTTGTTGAATGCTTTGCTGAACGAGGATCGTGCTATTGTAAGTGAAATTGCAGGTACAACCAGGGATACGATTGAAGAGGTACTGAATATTAATGGCATCAACTTCAGGTTGATTGATACTGCTGGTATTCGTGAGGCTACGGATACGATTGAAGCGATTGGCGTGGAGAAAACCATGCAGAAGATCAATCAATCGGCGGTGTTGGTTTATTTGTTTGATGTGCTGAACCTTTCTGCTACTGAAATTCATGATGATATTAAAAGGTTGCACAAGCCGGGGATGCCATTTTTGGCGGTTGCCAATAAAATGGACCTTTCCTATAGTGACAGATTAAAGGAGCTTAAATTACCTGCGGACATTCATTTTATTGCTATTTCTGCTAAGGAAAACCTTCATATTGAAGAGTTGAAGCAGCTGTTGTACGATACAGCAGTAGGAGATCAGTTGTCTGATAATCATACCATGGTTACGAACATCAGGCATGTAGAGGCTTTGCAGAGAACCAGGAGCGCTTTAAATAGTGTAGCCGAAGGTTTAGTTAATCCGGTGACTTCTGACTTCTTAGCAATGGATATTAAGCAGGCGCTTCATTACCTTGGAGAGATTACAGGACAGGTTACTACCGATGATTTGTTGGAGAATATATTTAGCAAGTTTTGTATCGGAAAGTAA
- the ureA gene encoding urease subunit gamma has protein sequence MHLTPREIEKLMLHTAGELAQKRKARGLKLNYPETIALISSELLECARDGKTVAELMQYGATLLRREDVMEGVPEMIHDIQIEATFPDGTKLVTVHNPVR, from the coding sequence ATGCATCTAACACCAAGAGAAATTGAGAAGCTAATGCTGCATACTGCAGGTGAACTAGCGCAAAAGAGAAAAGCCCGCGGCTTAAAATTAAACTATCCTGAAACCATTGCTCTTATCAGTAGTGAATTGTTGGAATGTGCCCGCGATGGTAAGACAGTAGCCGAATTAATGCAATACGGCGCTACACTTCTTCGCAGAGAAGATGTGATGGAAGGAGTTCCGGAAATGATTCATGATATACAAATTGAAGCAACATTTCCAGACGGAACTAAACTGGTAACAGTGCACAATCCGGTACGATAA
- a CDS encoding arginine decarboxylase yields the protein MQSYSEFLDLSVGFPQEGYSVIDDELYFQDLNLMEMIETYGTPLRFTYLPMISKKIQQAKLLFQTAIIKNNYRGDYKYCYCTKSSHFRHIVEEALKNGIHLETSSAFDMPMIEALEKKGALTKDITVICNGFKTYQYKQYIIDMLHDGYKNIIPVLDNKEEFNLFDDEVEMDTPCNLGIRIAAEEQPDSQFYTSRLGVRLEDVIDFYNNKIAANPNFRVKLLHFFINSGITDSPYYWNELEKYVTLYCKFKKINPELDTLDIGGGMPFKDSLVFDFDYEYMVNEIVKRIKEICAEHDVVEPDIITEFGKYTVAEASGILYKVLGRKQQNDREKWLMLDGSFITNLPDVWALNQKYILLPINNWDAEYERVNLGGITCDGQDYYNQEAHMNSVFMPKTRKVQYLGFFNTGAYQEVLSGYGGIHHCLLPSPKHVIIRRNRDETFNFEVFGEEQNSKQVLKILGYT from the coding sequence ATGCAGAGTTACTCCGAATTTCTTGATCTAAGTGTTGGTTTCCCTCAGGAAGGTTACAGCGTAATAGACGACGAATTATATTTTCAAGACCTCAATCTGATGGAAATGATTGAAACCTATGGCACGCCATTGCGTTTCACTTACCTTCCTATGATCAGTAAGAAAATTCAGCAGGCCAAATTGTTGTTCCAGACAGCGATCATCAAGAACAACTATCGTGGCGATTATAAATACTGCTATTGTACCAAAAGCTCGCACTTCAGACATATTGTTGAAGAAGCCCTTAAAAATGGCATCCACCTCGAAACTTCCTCTGCATTTGATATGCCAATGATTGAGGCGTTGGAGAAAAAAGGCGCCCTGACCAAGGATATTACGGTAATCTGTAATGGTTTTAAAACCTATCAGTACAAGCAATATATCATTGATATGTTGCATGATGGTTATAAAAACATCATCCCGGTGTTAGACAACAAAGAGGAATTTAACCTTTTTGATGATGAAGTGGAAATGGACACTCCTTGTAACCTGGGTATCCGTATTGCGGCTGAGGAACAACCGGATTCACAATTCTATACTTCCCGTTTAGGTGTTCGTTTGGAAGATGTAATAGATTTTTATAACAATAAAATCGCTGCAAACCCTAATTTTAGGGTTAAACTATTGCATTTCTTCATCAACTCGGGTATTACAGATTCTCCGTACTACTGGAACGAGCTGGAAAAATATGTAACGCTATATTGCAAATTTAAAAAGATCAATCCTGAACTGGATACTTTGGATATTGGTGGTGGTATGCCATTTAAAGATTCACTGGTATTTGATTTCGATTACGAATACATGGTAAACGAAATTGTGAAAAGGATTAAAGAAATCTGTGCGGAACATGATGTTGTTGAACCGGATATCATTACTGAATTTGGTAAATACACCGTAGCTGAAGCATCCGGTATTTTATACAAGGTATTAGGACGTAAACAACAGAACGACAGAGAGAAATGGCTGATGCTTGACGGATCATTCATTACCAATTTACCGGATGTTTGGGCATTGAACCAAAAATATATCCTCCTTCCGATCAACAACTGGGATGCAGAATACGAAAGGGTAAACCTTGGTGGTATTACTTGTGACGGACAGGATTACTACAATCAGGAAGCACACATGAATAGTGTGTTTATGCCTAAAACACGTAAAGTTCAATATTTAGGTTTCTTCAATACCGGCGCTTATCAGGAAGTATTGAGTGGTTATGGTGGTATACACCATTGCTTATTGCCTAGCCCTAAACACGTCATCATCCGTCGTAATCGGGATGAGACCTTCAACTTTGAAGTGTTTG
- a CDS encoding helix-turn-helix domain-containing protein: MSSNIKINTICQYCGNDFIAKTTVTRYCSMKCNRKTYKHKIMQGKLQGKEQRMFEIKAKPMIELKAKEFLLVRDAAVLLNSSRQTIYSLIKAGKIKAKNILKKKTLIPRIEIDKLFQQEPGVPLITLKKPKPLKVKDFYTIGEAEKVTGMSSKALHSLILKHNIPKFQKGAHVYIELILSIFVVLSFFAFHVL, from the coding sequence GTGAGTTCAAATATAAAGATCAATACGATTTGTCAATACTGCGGGAATGACTTCATTGCAAAGACAACTGTAACCCGATATTGCTCCATGAAGTGCAATAGAAAGACCTATAAGCATAAAATCATGCAGGGGAAATTACAGGGCAAAGAACAACGGATGTTTGAAATCAAGGCCAAACCAATGATAGAACTCAAAGCAAAAGAGTTCCTTTTGGTTAGGGATGCTGCAGTGTTACTAAACAGTTCCAGACAAACTATTTATAGTCTTATAAAAGCAGGGAAAATTAAGGCTAAAAATATCCTGAAAAAGAAAACGCTGATTCCGCGTATAGAAATAGATAAACTATTTCAACAGGAGCCAGGGGTGCCATTGATTACCTTAAAGAAGCCAAAGCCACTCAAGGTAAAGGATTTCTACACTATTGGTGAAGCTGAAAAAGTAACAGGGATGTCTTCGAAAGCTTTACATTCTTTAATCTTAAAACACAATATTCCCAAGTTCCAAAAGGGTGCTCATGTGTATATTGAGCTTATTTTGTCAATATTTGTCGTTTTATCGTTTTTTGCATTTCACGTTTTGTAA
- the ureC gene encoding urease subunit alpha has translation MSLEVTRKNYTSIFGPTVGDQIRLGDTDLIIEIEKDFCSYGDEAKFGGGKTIRDGMCQSSTALRDEGVLDFVITGATIIDHWGIVKADIGIKNGKIIGVGRAGNPDITDNITPGMIIGASTEVHGGHGYIVTAGGIDTHIHFISPTQMETALYSGITTMIGGGTGPADGTNATTVTPGKYNIKRMLQAAEAFPVNVGFFGKGNVAMEAPIAEQIEAGALGVKIHEDWGATPAVIDASLKVADKYDVQVAIHTDTLNEGGFLEDTMNAIAGRVIHTFHTEGAGGGHAPDIIKAAMYPNVLPASTNPTRPYTTNTIDEHLDMLMVCHHLSPLIPEDVAFADSRIRPETIAAEDVLQDMGVFSIMSSDSQAMGRIGEVITRTWQTADKMKKQKGHLAEDHENKNDNFRAKRYVSKYTINPAIAHGISNHVGSIEVGKIADLVIWKPALFGVKPEIIVKGGFIAASKMGDANASIPTPQPIIMRNMFGTYGRALTKTVFTFVSKASIDNNIAEEYGLEKTLLAVSNCRNIGKKDMIHNNATPEIMVNAENYTVTIDGEKITCEPVNKLPLAQLYFLF, from the coding sequence ATGAGTTTAGAAGTAACCAGGAAAAATTATACCAGCATTTTTGGTCCAACGGTAGGAGATCAAATACGTTTAGGAGATACCGACCTTATTATAGAAATTGAAAAAGATTTCTGCTCTTATGGAGATGAAGCAAAATTTGGCGGTGGAAAAACAATTAGAGATGGCATGTGCCAATCTTCAACAGCTTTGCGTGACGAAGGCGTTCTTGACTTTGTAATTACGGGTGCCACGATTATTGACCATTGGGGAATCGTAAAAGCAGACATCGGAATTAAAAATGGAAAAATTATTGGAGTTGGTAGAGCAGGAAATCCAGATATTACTGATAATATCACCCCTGGAATGATCATCGGGGCTTCAACAGAAGTTCATGGAGGACATGGCTATATAGTTACGGCTGGAGGAATTGATACACATATTCACTTTATTAGCCCTACCCAAATGGAAACTGCTTTGTATAGCGGTATTACCACAATGATAGGTGGTGGAACAGGTCCTGCGGATGGGACAAATGCTACGACTGTTACACCAGGAAAATACAATATTAAGAGAATGTTACAGGCTGCAGAAGCTTTCCCGGTAAATGTTGGCTTCTTTGGAAAAGGGAATGTGGCTATGGAAGCTCCAATTGCAGAGCAAATTGAAGCAGGAGCATTAGGAGTAAAAATCCATGAAGATTGGGGAGCAACACCAGCAGTGATAGACGCTTCTCTAAAAGTTGCGGACAAATATGATGTGCAAGTAGCCATTCATACCGATACGCTTAACGAAGGAGGATTTCTTGAAGATACGATGAATGCAATTGCAGGACGTGTCATTCATACTTTCCATACCGAGGGAGCTGGTGGTGGTCACGCGCCTGATATTATCAAGGCAGCGATGTATCCAAATGTATTGCCCGCATCTACAAACCCTACCAGACCTTACACTACAAATACGATAGATGAACACTTAGATATGTTGATGGTTTGTCATCACTTGAGTCCACTAATTCCAGAAGATGTAGCTTTTGCTGATTCACGTATTCGTCCTGAAACTATTGCAGCCGAAGATGTACTTCAAGATATGGGCGTATTTAGTATTATGAGTTCCGATTCTCAAGCGATGGGTCGTATTGGTGAGGTAATTACCCGCACATGGCAAACGGCAGACAAGATGAAGAAACAAAAAGGTCATTTGGCAGAAGATCACGAAAACAAAAACGACAACTTCCGTGCAAAAAGATATGTTTCAAAATATACAATCAACCCTGCAATTGCTCACGGAATATCCAATCATGTTGGATCGATAGAAGTAGGTAAGATTGCTGATTTGGTAATTTGGAAACCAGCCTTATTTGGGGTAAAACCAGAGATTATTGTAAAAGGGGGCTTTATTGCGGCAAGCAAAATGGGTGATGCTAATGCCTCTATTCCAACACCACAACCTATTATTATGCGCAATATGTTTGGAACATACGGAAGAGCATTGACAAAAACTGTTTTCACATTCGTATCTAAAGCAAGTATTGATAATAATATTGCCGAAGAATATGGTTTGGAAAAAACCTTATTAGCGGTTTCAAACTGTAGAAACATTGGTAAAAAAGATATGATTCATAACAATGCTACACCAGAGATTATGGTAAATGCTGAAAACTATACTGTGACAATCGACGGAGAGAAAATCACTTGCGAACCAGTGAATAAACTTCCATTAGCACAACTATACTTCCTGTTTTAA
- the ureB gene encoding urease subunit beta — MIPGEIILKDSDIICNEGRDTIKIKVTNTGDRPIQVGSHFHFFEVNRMMSFDREKAFGMRLNIIASTAVRFEPGEVKEIELTEYGGGQRLFGHNNLVDGDLSPQNKAAALERLEEGKFKNVKS, encoded by the coding sequence ATGATTCCAGGAGAAATTATCCTTAAGGATAGCGATATCATTTGTAATGAAGGTCGCGATACAATAAAAATTAAAGTTACAAATACTGGTGACAGACCTATACAAGTAGGTTCCCATTTTCACTTTTTCGAAGTGAATCGAATGATGTCTTTTGACCGGGAAAAAGCATTCGGAATGAGATTAAATATTATTGCCAGTACAGCTGTGCGATTTGAGCCAGGCGAGGTAAAAGAGATTGAATTAACTGAATATGGTGGAGGTCAGCGCCTTTTTGGTCACAACAATTTAGTTGATGGAGACTTATCTCCACAAAATAAAGCTGCTGCATTAGAACGATTAGAAGAAGGGAAATTTAAAAATGTAAAATCATGA
- the ureE gene encoding urease accessory protein UreE — MIIQQVIGNTQTQSIEGLEVDLLEIEWFEATKRIQRRRTNAGMEIAIKFTQEGQRLHQDDILYQDCKKVVVVHIKPCEAIVMTPASLLEMGTICYEIGNKHLPLFIQNDQIMMPFEMPMFRWLEASGYSPEKQKIQLLHLLKSNVAPHGHGSTSLFTKILNIAASND; from the coding sequence ATGATTATACAACAGGTAATCGGAAACACGCAAACACAATCAATTGAAGGCCTGGAGGTTGATTTACTGGAAATAGAATGGTTTGAAGCTACAAAGAGAATTCAGCGTAGGCGAACAAATGCAGGGATGGAAATCGCTATTAAGTTCACTCAGGAAGGACAACGATTGCATCAAGATGATATTCTCTATCAAGATTGCAAAAAAGTTGTCGTAGTGCATATCAAACCTTGTGAAGCGATAGTAATGACACCTGCATCCTTATTAGAAATGGGCACCATTTGCTATGAAATTGGAAACAAGCATCTTCCATTATTTATTCAGAACGATCAGATTATGATGCCTTTTGAAATGCCAATGTTTCGATGGCTGGAAGCCAGTGGCTACTCACCTGAAAAACAGAAAATACAACTTTTGCATTTGCTGAAATCAAATGTAGCACCACACGGACATGGTAGCACGTCACTATTTACTAAAATTCTAAATATAGCAGCTTCAAATGACTAA
- the argS gene encoding arginine--tRNA ligase, producing the protein MNIEHNIIAATVAAVKELYQQDLPENQVNLQDTRTEFEGQITIVVFPIVRFSKKSPEATATDLGEYLVANLEEVTAFNVVKGFLNLSIADAYWVNLFNTTLLNPSFGLFKSNGKKVMVEYSSPNTNKPLHLGHVRNNLLGYSVAELLKASGYDVIKVNLVNDRGIHICKSMLAWQKWGNGETPESSLMKGDHLVGKYYVVFDKEYKKEIEALKLEGQTEEEAKKNASLIKEAQKMLQDWEAGVPEVIELWKTMNGWVYDGFAVSYKNLGVDFDKYYYESNTYLLGKGTVDEGLEKGVFFKKPDGSVWIDLTADGLDQKLVLRADGTSVYITQDLGTAQMKYDDFKMDESIYVVGNEQDYHFKVLFLILEKLGKSWAKGLHHLSYGMVDLPSGKMKSREGTVVDADDLIAEMIETAKAKTEALGKVNDFEDEEKERLYYNIGMGALKYFLLKVEPKKRLLFDPAESIDFQGNTGPFIQYTHARIKSLLLKADYDFANAGVVGAAITATELEMIMLLAKYPSEIQSAAKTHSPAVLANYLYEVAKLFNKFYHETPPIIKEENEAVKQHRLNLSFVIAEVLKKGMRILGITVPERM; encoded by the coding sequence ATGAACATCGAACATAATATTATAGCTGCAACTGTAGCAGCAGTAAAAGAGTTATATCAGCAGGATTTACCTGAGAACCAGGTGAATTTACAGGATACAAGGACTGAATTTGAGGGACAGATCACTATAGTGGTATTTCCTATAGTGCGTTTCTCCAAAAAATCACCGGAGGCTACGGCTACCGATCTGGGCGAATATTTAGTCGCAAACCTTGAAGAGGTTACTGCTTTTAACGTGGTTAAGGGCTTTTTAAACCTGAGCATTGCCGATGCTTATTGGGTAAATCTATTTAATACTACTTTGTTAAACCCTTCATTTGGTTTATTTAAATCCAATGGCAAAAAGGTGATGGTCGAATATTCATCACCAAATACCAATAAGCCTTTGCATTTGGGCCACGTCAGAAATAACTTATTGGGTTATTCGGTGGCAGAATTGCTTAAAGCGAGCGGTTACGATGTGATTAAAGTAAACCTGGTGAACGACAGGGGGATTCATATCTGTAAATCCATGCTGGCCTGGCAGAAATGGGGCAATGGCGAAACACCTGAAAGCTCGTTGATGAAAGGTGATCACCTTGTAGGGAAGTATTATGTAGTTTTCGATAAGGAGTATAAAAAAGAAATTGAGGCTTTAAAGCTGGAAGGGCAAACAGAGGAGGAGGCTAAAAAGAATGCATCTTTAATTAAAGAAGCGCAGAAAATGCTTCAGGATTGGGAAGCTGGCGTTCCGGAAGTGATTGAACTCTGGAAGACCATGAACGGTTGGGTGTACGACGGCTTTGCTGTTTCCTATAAAAACCTGGGTGTTGATTTTGATAAGTACTATTACGAAAGCAATACCTATTTATTGGGTAAGGGTACAGTTGATGAAGGGCTTGAAAAAGGAGTTTTCTTTAAAAAGCCGGACGGTTCGGTATGGATTGACTTAACTGCTGATGGTTTAGACCAAAAATTGGTTTTACGTGCTGATGGTACATCTGTATACATTACTCAGGATTTGGGTACTGCCCAGATGAAGTACGACGATTTTAAAATGGATGAGTCGATCTACGTGGTGGGTAATGAGCAGGATTATCATTTTAAGGTGTTGTTCTTGATTTTAGAAAAGCTGGGTAAAAGCTGGGCTAAAGGTTTGCACCATTTATCGTATGGCATGGTAGATTTGCCAAGTGGCAAGATGAAATCGCGTGAAGGAACTGTTGTTGATGCGGATGATCTGATTGCCGAAATGATAGAGACCGCTAAGGCTAAAACGGAAGCCTTGGGTAAGGTAAATGATTTTGAGGATGAAGAGAAGGAGCGTTTGTACTATAATATCGGTATGGGTGCTTTAAAGTACTTTTTGTTGAAAGTAGAACCTAAGAAAAGATTGCTGTTTGATCCTGCAGAGTCTATCGATTTTCAGGGAAATACAGGTCCTTTTATACAATATACGCATGCAAGGATTAAATCATTATTGCTGAAAGCAGATTATGATTTTGCCAATGCAGGTGTTGTAGGTGCAGCAATTACAGCTACAGAGTTAGAAATGATTATGCTGTTGGCTAAGTATCCTTCAGAGATTCAATCGGCTGCGAAGACGCATAGTCCGGCAGTTTTAGCTAACTACTTGTATGAAGTAGCTAAGCTATTCAATAAGTTTTATCATGAGACCCCGCCGATTATTAAGGAAGAAAATGAGGCTGTTAAGCAGCACCGTTTAAACTTAAGCTTTGTAATTGCGGAGGTTTTGAAAAAAGGTATGCGTATTTTAGGAATTACGGTTCCGGAAAGAATGTAG
- a CDS encoding arginase — translation MTKTLKIIEVKSEIGAGTRGASLGVDAIKIAALDFGSRFFKKHKSVEVPTENHLLLESTGSPFAKRISGILTMVERVSDEVSSTLAKGEFPIVLAGDHSTAAGTIAGIKAMYPKSKLGVVWIDAHADLHSPYTTPSGNMHGMPLAMALDEDNLDAKVNKLDQETINYWYQLKNVGKIAPKINYRDLVLISARDMERPEEALIKKHKVKIVTTADLRKRGVERTVIETLQYLDHCDLIYVSFDVDSLDPTASRGTGTPVAQGLTEREAGKLMSGLITNQKVCCFEIVEVNPTLDRENQMAEHAFEILIKATNAFRNE, via the coding sequence ATGACTAAGACTTTAAAAATTATTGAGGTAAAATCTGAGATCGGCGCCGGCACACGTGGGGCCAGTTTAGGGGTGGATGCAATTAAGATTGCTGCGCTTGATTTTGGAAGCCGTTTTTTTAAAAAACATAAGTCTGTAGAAGTGCCTACAGAGAATCATTTATTGCTTGAAAGTACCGGTAGCCCATTTGCAAAGCGGATTTCAGGAATATTGACGATGGTAGAACGGGTGAGCGACGAGGTAAGTTCGACCTTAGCAAAAGGTGAATTTCCGATCGTATTAGCGGGCGACCACAGTACTGCTGCAGGTACCATTGCAGGGATAAAAGCCATGTATCCGAAGTCGAAATTAGGGGTAGTATGGATTGATGCGCATGCAGATTTACATTCTCCTTACACAACGCCATCGGGGAATATGCACGGAATGCCGCTTGCGATGGCACTTGATGAGGACAATTTAGACGCAAAAGTGAATAAGCTGGATCAGGAAACGATTAATTACTGGTATCAACTTAAAAATGTGGGTAAGATCGCACCTAAGATCAATTACCGCGATCTGGTGCTGATTTCGGCCCGGGATATGGAACGGCCTGAGGAGGCATTGATCAAGAAGCATAAGGTTAAGATCGTTACTACTGCAGACCTTAGAAAAAGAGGGGTAGAACGGACTGTAATTGAGACACTTCAGTATTTAGATCATTGTGATTTGATCTATGTTTCTTTTGATGTGGATTCACTTGACCCTACAGCTTCAAGAGGGACGGGTACTCCGGTAGCACAGGGATTAACGGAAAGGGAAGCAGGCAAGTTAATGTCGGGCCTGATTACCAATCAGAAGGTTTGCTGCTTCGAAATTGTAGAAGTGAACCCAACCTTAGACCGGGAAAACCAGATGGCAGAGCATGCCTTTGAAATTTTAATTAAAGCAACTAACGCTTTCAGAAACGAATAG